TGCACCGTCTCCGGCTACCCCGGTAAAGTTGGTGCCGTTGAAGGAGTGGTCGACGCCGAGTTTCTCGCCGATCGTACGGTTGACTTCGGCGAACCTCACTTCGAGCATGATCTGCTGGCTCGATCCGACCGAGATCAGGTTGATAACCTTGTCGCCGGCATAGGCCTTGGCGAGCTGGGCGGCGCGCTCCGCCGCTCCCGGGTCGTTGACAGTGCCGGTCAGCAGCAGGTTGCCGGCGGAAATCCGCGCCTCGATGTGCTGGCCGGGGATGAGATCGGCGACCTGGTTCTCGAAGCCCTCGACATCCGGGCCGACCTCGATGTCCATCACCGCGATCACGCGGTTGCCCTTGTCGTAGAGCGTAAGGCTGGTGGTCCCGAAGGTCTTGCCGAGTACGTAGACCGAGCGTTCGGAAATCGGCAGCACATCGGCAATATCGGGATTGCCGATCATCGCGCGCGCGATCGCCCGGTCTGCGGAGACCACCTGGCTCTTGTTGACCGGCACTTCGAGCGTCCCCGCGTGGAGGCTGTAGCCTTGGGCCGATGCGGTCGCAGGAGCAACAATCGTCCCGACCGATGCCAGCGCGAAGGCTGCGAATGCTGCGAAAATGGGTTTCATCGCACACCTCCCATCGTGCCGACAGGATAGCTGGTCGGCTCGGTCCCGCGGACTACGGTCATCGCCGGGCCGGTATAGACCGGAACGACCGGGCCGTTCATCGGGCCGTTGGCCGCCAGCACCGGAGCGGTGCCTCCGCCTCTGCCACGCCGGGCACCGATCACGATGCGCGGCAGGCCGAGCTGGCGGCTGGTGATCGTGGTCGGTGCGTCCTTCGCAGCGACGTCGTAAGGTGGATTTTCGATCTTGCGGAGCGTCAGCCGCAACGTTCCGAGGCGCTGGGCGATCGCCAGGCGCTGTGCATCGACCGGTGTTACCGCCAGCGTAGCGACGCGGCTGACGCGCGGATTGCCGTCCTTGTCATTGGCGTTCTGGTCCATCGCGAGGACCTGGACGTTCTGCAGCACCATGTCGGCGCGCTGGTCCTGCGCATCGGCACCGTCGCCATCGATCTGGCGCACCAGCATCACGTCGACCATCGTGCCCGGGAGAACGAAGCCGCCGACACCGTTTACGGCGTCGACCGGAATGGAGGTGGCGCGCATCCCTTCGGGAAGCAGCGCGGCGAGCGTGGCGCGGCCATCGGTGCCGCTGACGTTGCTCGCGAGGACGGGTTCGTTGACGACGATCGGGCGCAAGGCCACGCGATTGTCCTTGAGCGCGTCATCGATGGAATTGAATGCTCCATCCGGAACGGACTGGGCGGGCCAGTTTTGCAGTTTGAGGTTCTGCGGAGTCAGCTTTTCGCCGAATTCGAGCGGCTGCGTGGCCACGACGATCCGCGCCAGTCGCTGCTGCTCGGCTAATGCCGCTTGCTTTTGCTCGACGCCCGAAAAATACGAATTCGCCAGAACGACGGCGATGAGGCCGACGATCACGGCGATTGCGAGCAACACGAGATTCCGCCCCTGCATGTCCTGATCCCCCGATCAAAATAAAAGGCAGAATCGGCCCCTTCGCGGTGAAGGGGCCGATCCTGTTTTCAGGATTTTAGCAGGTCGAGCTGGTCGACCAGCTGGTCGCAGTGTTGGTGCTGTTGTTGCACGCAAGCACTTCGTTCGCTGCGCCACCGATGGCGTTGGTCACGTTGTTGCCGAGGATCAGCGCGGCAGCGCCGATACCGACACCGACAATCGCGATGATCAACGCATATTCGGCTGCCGAAGCGCCGGACTCGTCAGCGATAAAGGTCTTCAGAAAGGTCTTCATGGTTTCAATTCCCCTAACAGCGCTTTGGCCAACCGCCACCGCGCAATTCCTGTCCAGGGCCACCAGCTATTGCCGGATGGCCAGTCCAAAGGGCTGCATGTGAAGGGACCCGTTATCGTTATCTGCAAGAGATACCGAGACTTGCGTCCCCGTCACTTGCCAGCCCTTCGAAACCGATTGCAGTTTCCAAAATCATTCTAACCCGGTCAAATCAAAAGCGTTAGGAAAAAATTAACTCCGGTTTTCTGGCGTTTAGAACTAAACGCGACGAACAGAGATGGTTAATCCGGTAACCCACTCCAGCAATGATGTCGCAGGACGGGACATGATTCTCGATCTCGGGATCGATCATACGAATCATTGGCTTCGAAGTCGGTCCGAATCGAATCGCGGTATGAGGTTTGGCTATCGATCGATATCGCCGCGATCTTGGAAGTTTCGTTCAGTTTTGTAGCTGGTCCGCAGGACGGGCGGCTATCCGATCGTAGAGGACCGAACTTCCCTCGAAACGGATCGGTCGCCAGCCCGGCAAACGCCTCGGTGGGACCGTCCACAAAACCCACAGCATCGAAATCTGCTCAGGGATGGCGCTCGCTCGCCGCTCAATGTTGCGAGGGCCCTTGCAGGAGTCTGCAATCTGAGAGCCTTCCCGCTGAAACGCACCGGCATCGCGATTGTGAATGGTCAGGAGTTGCTGTCCGGTAATCGACCACTGATCGTTGGAAAAGGCGTGCCTATTAAGCAGCGCATAGCTGGCAAGATGCGTGCGGCGCTCCTTCCCCAGCAAAACGAACGATCTACAAGGAAGGACAATTTGGGACACCAGCTCCGAGCCGTAGGGCAAATCTTCGATGACAGCCGTTTCCTTGCTGATGGTTTCACTCCACATAGCAAAACTGGCGGTGTTCGTCGCTAGCCTGGCGAGCATGAAGGCGATGCCGAATAGGACGAGAACACCCTCAAGTTTGAAGTTTTCGTCGTCTTCGATGCGGAACGCGCAAAGCGCAAAAATCATGGCACTTGGAATGATACGCATATCAGCAAAATTCGAACCGGCGAGTTTGAGCGGAAGGACAACTGCGCACGCTCCCAACGCGATCGCGGCCAAAGTCAGGCCGCGGTCACAAGTAACCTTCTTCGAAAAAGCGGACCAAGCGACCAGAATCAAAATGACGACAGCACCGATCTCGTCCCACCTCTGCCAACGATCCTCAAGCACATTGAGCAGAAAATACAATTTGATCGGAAGGAGGAAGAAACCGGAGGCATCGAATGACGATCGCACTGTCGCGGCAAGGGTGGCTACCTGTGGGATCAACAAGCATGAAGAAGCCGCAAACGCACGAGCTAAGGTGGCAGTCTTGAAACCGGTCTTCTTGTATTGGCGTGAGAGCTCGGTCGTTCCCACGACGACGCACAAGACACCCCATGCTGCGAGGTGGCAGATCCAGATAGCGCAACTGATCGCGGCGAAGGTAAGCCATCGCAAAGCTGGGCGATCGGACAGCCAATCGGAAATCCACGCGGCAGATGCCAATGTTGCAAGGGCAACGCCGAGTGAGAAATTGATGAAGCCGTAGTTGAATGCTGCACTGTAGCTCAGCGGAATCGCGAACACCGCGAAGGGTGTGATACGGCAATGGGCAATCCGGCTGAGCAGGAGAATTCCCAATACCTGGAGCGCGATTATCGCCATCACAATGGCCTTAACCGCCGCATGGAGTCCGATTGCTGGCCCGAGGAACTCAACCAGCAGGTCCACCCCCAGGTTCGGTACAAGTGCCCACGTGAAGCTGTACCAATGGCTGAGGACAGGATCTCGACCAGCATCCAGTTGGATCATGTATCGCGCCATGTGCCCAGGAATGTCCGTCAAGGGCGGAATGGTGGGGTAGGCAAGCGGGATTAGAGTCAGCGCAATTAGGAGCGCTGACCAAATGGCAAACTGCTGTTTGCTTTGGTCAGGTCCGAGAAGCGATGTGATGACCATTTCCATCGCTAGCAATGGAGCGATCGAGATCGTCGAATTTGCACTCGAGCTGAAATCACGG
Above is a window of Tsuneonella mangrovi DNA encoding:
- the cpaB gene encoding Flp pilus assembly protein CpaB yields the protein MQGRNLVLLAIAVIVGLIAVVLANSYFSGVEQKQAALAEQQRLARIVVATQPLEFGEKLTPQNLKLQNWPAQSVPDGAFNSIDDALKDNRVALRPIVVNEPVLASNVSGTDGRATLAALLPEGMRATSIPVDAVNGVGGFVLPGTMVDVMLVRQIDGDGADAQDQRADMVLQNVQVLAMDQNANDKDGNPRVSRVATLAVTPVDAQRLAIAQRLGTLRLTLRKIENPPYDVAAKDAPTTITSRQLGLPRIVIGARRGRGGGTAPVLAANGPMNGPVVPVYTGPAMTVVRGTEPTSYPVGTMGGVR
- a CDS encoding Flp family type IVb pilin, with the protein product MKTFLKTFIADESGASAAEYALIIAIVGVGIGAAALILGNNVTNAIGGAANEVLACNNSTNTATSWSTSSTC